A window from Cryptomeria japonica chromosome 1, Sugi_1.0, whole genome shotgun sequence encodes these proteins:
- the LOC131866475 gene encoding uncharacterized protein LOC131866475, protein MPKKDEAWKYTEDFIGRQKNQTKCFFCKEINFGGINRFKYHIAGIPGHDIEVCKLQTPEAKRFCYVQLETHEQEKLTKKRQLEELSAIGSHAPTSASASASASASTSVGCVGEGSSMPPFHPSAFASASASASASASTSTPPGGTITFGPRVRKSRLDSYFVPRSTPGAQPSLEGMGWNKEVHDAARKQICKFWYFCNIPFIAARSPYWQGMVDSITICGAGFKAPTDAELSGPLLLQMVEDMKVELEDHRQSWREKGCTIMTDGWTDRRNRTLLNFLVSCGGSTMFLKSIDASSHVKNATYLCEAIEEVIQEVGEENVVQVVTDNAASYVAAGKLLMERHPKIFWSPCAAHCLDLMLEDIGKLEWVKSIVERAKYISKFIYNHALVLSIMRQYTGQKELARPGITRFASNFLTLKSLIKSKAALRRMFVGEEWTSSSYATTTAGIDVVNCIFDESGFWTPCGETVQVTEPLVVLLRVVDGEKPSMGYIYEGMDRAKEAIRSIYAGDEDKYGPIWEIIDRRWQNQLHRPIHAAAYYLNPAFRFRDDFKADEEVLSGLYTVVQKLCTDGTASRTTLQLDKYNNREGAIFSSSMCIEARTQLQPDRWWQMFGPSTPNLQKIAIRILSQPCSASGCERNWSMFEHIHSKRRNRLSVERLNDLVFVHYNLRLRTRQILDTDSSPITLAEIDPESEWITESTDPVFTEEDHEWVDQADREAEAVAMAEEEDRARSGIGTSQAETMASQSSRTYLRRICRRQTDYSEAQD, encoded by the exons atgcCTAAAAAGGATGAGGCTTGGAAATATACTGAAGACTTTATTGgcagacaaaaaaatcaaacaaaatgttttttttgtaaagaaattaattttggtggCATCAATAGATTTAAATACCATATTGCCGGCATACCTGGCCATGATATTGAGGTATGCAAATTACAAACTCCTGAGGCAAAACGTTTCTGTTATGTCCAATTAGAaacacatgaacaagaaaagttaACCAAGAAGAGGCAATTGGAAGAGTTAAGTGCTATTGGCTCCCATGCACCCACATCCGCATCTGCATCCGCATCCGCATCCGCATCCACATCCGTAGGctgtgttggagagggttcttccaTGCCTCCCTTTCACCCTAGTGCTTTTGCTAGTGCTAGTgcttctgctagtgctagtgcttctacttctactcctCCTGGTGGCACTATTACCTTTGGCCCTAGAGTTCGGAAATCCAGGTTGGATAGTTATTTTGTGCCGCGTAGTACTCCTGGGGCACAACCCTCGCTTGAGGgtatgggttggaacaaggaggttcatgatgctgcaagaaaacaaatttgcaagttttggtacttttgcaacattccatttattgcagccag gtctccttattggcaaggcatggTAGATTCCATAACCATTTGTGGTGCGGGGTTTAAAGCCCCTACCGATGCTGAGTTAAGTGGCCCCCTCTTGTTACAAATGGTTGAGGATATGAAAGTTGAGCTAGAGGACCACCGACAGTCTTGGAGAgaaaagggttgcaccatcatgacagatggttggacggataggaggaatagaacactcctaaattttcttgtttcctgcGGAG GATCTACCATGTTCTTGAAATCTATTGATGCTTCCTCACATGTGAAAAATGCCacatacttatgtgaggctattgaggaagtcatacaagaggtgggggaagaaaatgtggtgcaggtggtgacagataatgcagcaagttatgttgctgcag gtaaacttttgatggagaggcacccgaaAATTTTTTGGTCTCCTTGtgcggcccattgccttgacctcatgttggaggatattggtaagcttgaatgggtgaaatcaatagttgaaagggccaaatatatcagcaagtttatctacaatcatgcattggtccttagcattatgaggcaatacacggggcAAAAGGAGTTGGCTCGTCCAGGCATCACGAGGTTTGCCTCAAACTTCCTCACACTGAAATCCTTGATAAAATCAAAGGCGGCTTTGAGgcgtatgtttgttggtgaggagtggacttcctcatcctatgctacaacCACTGCagggatagatgtggtaaattgcatttttgatgagtCAGGTTTTTGGACCCCCTGTGGAGAAACCGTGCAg gtcactgagcccctcgtagttctcctacgagttgttgatggggagaagccctctatgggctatatatatgagggtatggatagggccaaggaggccattaggtccatatatgcaggagatgaggataagtatggccccatttgggagattattgataggagatggcagaaccagcttcacaggcccatccatgcagcagcctattacCTCAATCCGGCATTTCGATTCCGTGATGACTTCAAGgcagatgaggaggttcttagtggccTGTATACAGTGGTTCAAAAGTTGTGTACTGATGGCACAGCCTCAAGAACAACGCTCCAGCTGGATAAATATAATAATCGAGAAGGGGCAATCTTCTCAAGCAGCATGTGCATAGAGGCTCGAACACAATTGCAGCCAG atagatggtggcaaatgtttgggccctcaaccccaaaccttcaaaaaattgccatccgtattttgagccagccatgcagtgcttctggatgtgagcgcaattggtcaatgttcgagcacatccattcgaagaggcgtaatagattgtctgtggagaggttgaatgatcttgtttttgttcattacaacctccgtcttaggaccagacagattttggacactgactcctctccgatcacttTAGCGGAGATCGATCCAGAGTCTGAGTGGATCACTGAGTCTACCGATCCCGTCTTCACTGAGGAGGAccatgagtgggttgaccaggcagacagagaggctgaggctgtggctatggcagaggaggaggatagagcacgatccggCATAGGCACCTCACAGGCGGAGACTATGGcttctcagtcatccaggacctaccttagacgcattTGTAGGAGGCAGACAGACTACTCTGAGGCTCAGGATTAg